TCGAACCTCCTCCAGAGTGGGCAACTCTCGCAGCATTGCGTTGTTCGAGTCATCCGCCTAGGGGAGCGCAAACGGCAAATCAAAAGGGCACTGATGACCTTCCGAAGAGAAGAGGTTCGAAAAAAATTCAACTGCAGACGCTTTGCACCCACACCCCAGCTTCCCCCTTGACTCGGCCAATAAAATTCCGATTCCATCGCTACTTGACAACCGCATGGAAGAATCTCGTATTTGCATCGCCCTCTTCCAGCCACTTGATCCCGGCCTTCTGCTTCCAAAAAGCACCTTCGATGGAGAGCTCCCTCAAATACCTAGCTCGAGCCTCATGCAATCGAGCCCTCGCCTCAGTGTCTCGTCTAGAATCAAATTCCGCTTCACGGAGGTGATACTCCCCCTCTGCAGTCTTTACTCTCGAAAAGATGTTCCCAAAGGTTTCCCTACTCCAAAGCTTCAGCCGGCGACGCACCCACATGAGTTTCTGGTGGAATGTAGCCATACCCACCCCAGGCGCCGACGACAACCATTCCTCTCTAATCACCTCTAAAAATTGAGGGTGAGTTCTCCAAGCATTTAAGAACCTAAAGCCACCTGTCCGAGCAACCCCCGGCCACATTTTATCAACAAAGGTGCATGATCCGAACGTCCCCGTGCCAAATGGGATACTCGAGTAATTGGGTATATATCTAACCACTGAGAATTAACCATGACATGATCCAGCCTTTGCCAAACCGTTCCATTCGTCCACGTGAACAGAGATCTATCAAAGTCTACTGTGGACAGGCCACAACTGAACATGGAGGAATTAAACTCTTCCATGTTGGTGACATTGGCTGGAGATCCTCCTACCCGCTCATCTGCAGAAGACACCACATTAAAATCACCTGCCACCAACCGTGGGGTATCCATACCCATACCAACATTCTCCATGCTCTGCCATAAAGGCCGCCTCCCCACTCTCGTGCACTTGGCATAGATCCCCGAGAACGACACTGACATGCCAGAGGAAAAGGCAATGGTTGCATGTACCATCTGCTCAGCATATTCAGTAAAACTTAAGCGCATCTCATTGAAGCAAAAAAACCAAATCTTCCTGTTCAAGAAAGAAGACGAATTATCAAAAGCCCGCCGAACAACATCTAACTAGGCAGGATCTGACATAGGCTCCAACAAAACTAACAAACGAACAGCATTCTCACGACCCAACCTCTGCAGATAACGCAATGAATCGGGCCGGGAAGCCCCTCTAATATTCCACACAACAATATTAACTGAATTTAACATAGGAACGTAACAAATACTTAGCTGGAGATGAAGTGCTAGGTCGTGGCATCAAGGATTTCGGAGGCCTGCCTCTTTTTCGTTGCCGTCGTTCACCTTCCCCCATTGCGGCCACCACCACACTGCCGTGCACGTCCTTGGCCGCAACCGAGCCATCTCTATCCGAGGCAGTCAGGGTGCCGAGCTTCATGTGGAGCTCGTGCTGGAACTCCTTCAGCTGTTGCTAAGACATCTCCACGGAACCCACCCGTTCTAACGATTTGCTCCGGTGCAACTGTTGGCGCTGTTGCTTGCGACGGGGCAAGGACAGACAGCTCCTCAACGCCAGCGACTCTTCCACCATCCCGTCATCAGAAAAGGCAGAGAGAGCAGCAAAAGAATTGGTCAGCGGGACCCTCTCTGCACTCTCC
This portion of the Coffea arabica cultivar ET-39 chromosome 2e, Coffea Arabica ET-39 HiFi, whole genome shotgun sequence genome encodes:
- the LOC113729228 gene encoding uncharacterized protein, translating into MKLGTLTASDRDGSVAAKDVHGSVVVAAMGEVNIVVWNIRGASRPDSLRYLQRLGRENAVRLKIWFFCFNEMRLSFTEYAEQMVHATIAFSSGMSVSFSGIYAKCTRVGRRPLWQSMENVGMGMDTPRLVAGDFNVVSSADERVGGSPANVTNMEEFNSSMFSCGLSTVDFDRSLFTWTNGTVWQRLDHVMVNSQWFLNAWRTHPQFLEVIREEWLSSAPGVGMATFHQKLMWVRRRLKLWSRETFGNIFSRVKTAEGEYHLREAEFDSRRDTEARARLHEARARYLRELSIEGAFWKQKAGIKWLEEGDANTRFFHAVVK